In Prosthecomicrobium sp. N25, one DNA window encodes the following:
- the paaB gene encoding 1,2-phenylacetyl-CoA epoxidase subunit PaaB — protein MTEKKMPLWEVFIRSRNGLAHQHCGSIHAADAEMALIAARDVYTRRGEGLSIWVVPSSAIVASDPSDKDMLFEPTATKVYRHPTFYEIPDEVGHM, from the coding sequence ATGACCGAGAAGAAGATGCCGCTCTGGGAAGTCTTCATCCGCAGCCGCAACGGGCTCGCCCACCAGCATTGCGGCTCGATCCACGCCGCCGACGCCGAGATGGCCCTGATCGCCGCCCGGGACGTCTACACCCGGCGCGGGGAGGGGCTCTCCATCTGGGTCGTGCCCTCGAGCGCCATCGTCGCCTCCGACCCGTCCGACAAGGACATGCTGTTCGAGCCGACGGCCACGAAGGTCTACCGCCACCCGACCTTCTACGAGATCCCCGACGAAGTCGGCCACATGTGA
- the paaE gene encoding 1,2-phenylacetyl-CoA epoxidase subunit PaaE yields the protein MTPRFHTLTVKDVRPETRDAVSIVFDVPAELKDEYRFAPGQYLTLRADIGGEDIRRSYSISSGLDDGEIRVAVKKVDSGRFSGFACGDLRPGDRLEVMTPSGRFTVPLDAEAERTYLAVAAGSGITPVLSLMKSILAREPKSRFILVDGNRTAADILYLTEIEDLKDRHLDRLTVFHVLSRESADVALLAGRIDAAKLSTIVERACPFAGIDHAFLCGPQGLVEEARACLEALGIPHERIHVELFTPAADARPVATRVSAHDGSAEAAAPVAATAEIRLDGRRYQVPIAQGETVIDAARRAGLEAPYSCKGGMCCTCRAKVLEGAVEMDANWSLEPWELEAGFVLTCQSHPTTAKLVVDYDAM from the coding sequence ATGACCCCGCGCTTCCATACGCTCACCGTCAAGGATGTCCGGCCGGAGACCCGGGACGCGGTCTCGATCGTGTTCGACGTGCCGGCCGAGCTGAAGGACGAGTATCGGTTCGCCCCCGGCCAGTACCTGACGCTCCGCGCCGACATCGGCGGCGAGGACATCCGCCGCTCCTACTCGATCTCCTCCGGCCTCGACGACGGCGAGATCCGGGTCGCGGTCAAGAAGGTCGACAGCGGCCGCTTCTCGGGCTTCGCCTGCGGCGATCTCAGGCCCGGCGACCGCCTCGAGGTGATGACGCCCTCCGGCCGCTTCACGGTCCCGCTCGACGCGGAAGCCGAGCGCACCTACCTGGCGGTCGCGGCCGGCTCGGGCATCACGCCCGTCCTGTCGCTGATGAAGTCGATCCTCGCCCGCGAGCCGAAGAGCCGCTTCATCCTGGTCGACGGCAACCGCACCGCCGCCGACATCCTCTACCTGACCGAGATCGAGGACCTGAAGGACCGCCATCTCGACCGGCTGACCGTCTTCCATGTGCTGTCCCGCGAGAGCGCCGACGTCGCGCTCCTCGCCGGCCGCATCGATGCGGCGAAGCTCTCCACCATCGTCGAGCGTGCCTGCCCCTTCGCGGGCATCGACCACGCCTTCCTGTGCGGCCCGCAGGGGCTCGTCGAGGAGGCGCGCGCCTGCCTGGAGGCGCTCGGCATCCCGCATGAGCGCATCCATGTCGAGCTCTTCACCCCGGCGGCCGATGCCCGGCCCGTGGCGACCCGCGTCTCCGCCCACGACGGCTCCGCCGAGGCCGCCGCCCCGGTGGCGGCCACCGCCGAGATCCGCCTCGACGGCCGCCGCTACCAGGTGCCGATCGCGCAAGGAGAGACCGTCATCGACGCCGCCCGCCGCGCCGGCCTGGAGGCGCCCTACAGCTGCAAGGGCGGCATGTGCTGCACCTGCCGCGCCAAGGTGCTGGAGGGCGCGGTCGAGATGGACGCCAACTGGTCACTGGAGCCCTGGGAGCTGGAGGCAGGGTTCGTCCTGACTTGCCAGTCGCACCCGACCACCGCCAAGCTCGTCGTGGACTACGACGCCATGTAG
- the paaC gene encoding 1,2-phenylacetyl-CoA epoxidase subunit PaaC — protein MSTPIVAYTLRLADDALVLGHRLSEWTSRAPTLEEEMALANIALDLIGQARALYTYAGEAEGRGRTEDDLAYFRGEAEFGNLLLNELPNGDFAFTIARQLLVSAFMLPFWTALTGSRDATLAAIAAKAEKEVAYHLRHAAEWTVRLGDGTDESRVRMIAALDELWPWTGEMFEMDGPERALVEAGVAVDRERLRDEWSATVGEALAEAGLDRPRDGWMQTGGRRGLHTEHLGHMLAVMQSLARAHPGATW, from the coding sequence ATGTCGACCCCGATCGTCGCCTACACGCTCCGCCTCGCCGACGACGCGCTCGTGCTCGGCCATCGGCTCTCCGAATGGACCTCCCGCGCCCCGACGCTCGAGGAGGAGATGGCGCTCGCCAACATCGCCCTCGACCTGATCGGCCAGGCCCGCGCGCTCTACACCTATGCCGGCGAGGCCGAAGGCCGCGGCCGGACCGAGGACGACCTCGCCTACTTCCGCGGCGAGGCCGAGTTCGGCAACCTGCTCCTCAACGAGCTCCCGAACGGCGACTTCGCCTTCACGATCGCCCGCCAGCTCCTCGTGTCGGCCTTCATGCTGCCCTTCTGGACCGCGCTGACCGGCTCGCGGGACGCCACCCTGGCGGCCATCGCCGCGAAGGCCGAGAAGGAGGTCGCCTACCACCTCCGCCACGCCGCCGAGTGGACCGTCCGCCTCGGCGACGGCACCGACGAGAGCCGTGTCCGCATGATCGCCGCCCTCGACGAGCTCTGGCCCTGGACCGGCGAGATGTTCGAGATGGATGGCCCCGAGCGCGCGCTCGTCGAGGCCGGGGTCGCGGTCGACCGCGAGCGGCTTCGGGACGAATGGTCCGCCACGGTCGGCGAGGCGCTCGCCGAGGCCGGCCTCGATCGCCCGCGCGACGGCTGGATGCAGACCGGCGGCCGCCGCGGCCTGCACACCGAGCATCTCGGCCACATGCTGGCCGTCATGCAGTCGCTCGCCCGCGCCCATCCCGGCGCGACCTGGTGA
- a CDS encoding PaaX family transcriptional regulator C-terminal domain-containing protein: MSEASFAAERPAAVARALAVLHRRSPIRAWSLIVTIFGDCISPRGGSIGVGTLQEIAAALGLDPGVVRTALTRLAADGLVEREKAGRHSFARLSPAAEADTRRVAPQIYRFVERPWSGRWRLAFLAPAGDAAPELRAALLRDGFAPVAPTLVMAPLADDGVLYSGRRPDLARAAVLDAAGPPAEAPSYAADLWPTAATGAAYARFLADFEPVAAALRTPPAADLDALAIRIALVHEFRRIVLRDPLLPADLLPRDWPGREARALAGRLYGLVLPAAERWLDREARTIDGPLPPPDDRLGRRFPA, encoded by the coding sequence TTGTCTGAAGCCTCCTTCGCGGCGGAGCGGCCGGCCGCCGTCGCCCGCGCCCTCGCGGTCCTGCACCGGCGCTCGCCGATTCGCGCCTGGTCGCTGATCGTCACCATCTTCGGCGACTGCATCTCGCCGCGCGGCGGGTCGATCGGCGTCGGCACCCTGCAGGAGATCGCCGCCGCCCTCGGCCTCGATCCCGGCGTGGTGCGCACCGCGCTGACGCGCCTCGCCGCCGACGGGCTGGTGGAGCGCGAGAAGGCCGGCCGCCACAGCTTCGCGCGCCTGAGCCCGGCCGCGGAGGCCGACACCCGCCGGGTCGCCCCGCAGATCTATCGCTTCGTCGAGCGCCCCTGGTCCGGCCGCTGGCGGCTGGCCTTCCTGGCGCCGGCCGGCGACGCCGCCCCGGAACTCCGCGCCGCGCTCCTGCGCGACGGCTTCGCCCCGGTCGCGCCGACGCTCGTGATGGCGCCGCTGGCCGACGACGGGGTGCTCTATTCCGGCCGCCGCCCCGACCTCGCGCGCGCCGCCGTGCTCGACGCCGCCGGGCCGCCCGCCGAAGCTCCCTCCTATGCCGCCGACCTCTGGCCCACGGCGGCGACCGGCGCCGCCTATGCGCGTTTCCTGGCCGACTTCGAGCCGGTGGCCGCCGCGCTGCGCACCCCGCCCGCCGCGGACCTGGACGCCCTGGCGATCCGCATCGCCCTGGTGCACGAGTTCCGCCGGATCGTGCTGCGCGACCCACTGCTGCCCGCCGATCTCCTGCCGCGGGACTGGCCCGGCCGCGAGGCCCGCGCGCTCGCCGGCCGGCTCTATGGGCTCGTCCTGCCCGCCGCCGAGCGCTGGCTCGACCGCGAGGCCCGCACCATCGACGGCCCGCTCCCCCCGCCCGACGACCGCCTCGGCCGCCGCTTCCCGGCCTGA
- a CDS encoding DUF1127 domain-containing protein yields the protein MSATTMTSGPTRSTIATRLSGIAARLGKARRDRADMKRLMELDDRMLSDMGISRSEIEMAMKGRYY from the coding sequence ATGTCCGCCACCACGATGACCTCGGGCCCGACCCGGTCCACGATCGCCACCCGCCTCTCCGGCATCGCCGCCCGCCTGGGCAAGGCCCGGCGCGACCGCGCCGACATGAAGCGCCTGATGGAGCTCGACGACCGGATGCTGTCCGACATGGGCATCTCGCGCAGCGAGATCGAGATGGCCATGAAGGGCCGCTACTACTGA
- a CDS encoding methyl-accepting chemotaxis protein, with protein sequence MKSISVRAGLLLGAILSVGLSLAVGVVSTTSLDRVNGGAETLYDDILPGMQEAEEMNVALGDLRIAGLEFVLAASDQARLEKRKDMDAARTAFTEWSGKYAKHMAPGAETSQLNQIVAGFRWYDELTQKMIGLVNTGKIEDARTLVLGEMDEAYAPVGTLLDELMDRNNQDADAVNAANDATFDRSWWLVVGGTGFMTLIAVLQGLFAVFRVSGPIRRITTAMSKVAGGDYRTEIPFKSQTNELGHLAQALAVFADGLAEVERMRAEKADQDRVVQARIVSERNRLADTFQSTMGSLAERFNKSSGEVALAARNLSATAEETSRQAQAVSGAAEEASTNVQTVAAGAEELSASIREITVQVNRSAAIAGSAANEATETAANVRALTEAAVRIGDVINLIRDIAGQTNLLALNATIEAARAGEAGRGFAVVASEVKQLAAQTAKATDDIASKIGEIQSATEQTVGAINRIVTTINTIQEVASTIAAAVEEQGAATGEIAANTQRAATGAAGVTGNITGVGQSAEMTGAASTQLMDLSSNLQTQSVELQQQVSEFVKNLRAA encoded by the coding sequence ATGAAATCCATCTCCGTCCGCGCTGGTTTGCTGCTCGGCGCCATCCTCAGCGTCGGCCTCAGCCTTGCTGTCGGCGTCGTTTCGACCACCAGTCTCGATCGCGTGAACGGCGGCGCCGAGACCCTTTACGACGACATACTGCCCGGCATGCAGGAGGCCGAGGAGATGAATGTCGCGCTCGGCGATCTCAGAATCGCGGGCCTGGAGTTCGTCCTGGCGGCGTCGGACCAGGCGCGACTTGAGAAGAGGAAGGATATGGATGCCGCCCGCACCGCCTTCACCGAATGGTCCGGCAAATACGCCAAGCACATGGCGCCAGGGGCGGAGACTTCCCAGTTGAACCAGATCGTCGCGGGGTTCCGGTGGTATGATGAACTCACCCAGAAGATGATCGGCCTTGTCAACACGGGCAAGATCGAAGATGCGCGCACCTTGGTCCTCGGCGAAATGGACGAGGCCTACGCACCGGTGGGCACCCTTCTGGACGAGCTCATGGACCGGAACAACCAGGATGCCGACGCCGTCAATGCCGCCAACGACGCCACCTTCGATCGCTCCTGGTGGCTGGTCGTCGGCGGAACCGGCTTCATGACCCTTATCGCAGTCCTGCAGGGACTGTTCGCCGTGTTCCGCGTCAGCGGCCCGATCCGTCGCATCACGACGGCCATGTCGAAAGTCGCCGGTGGAGACTACCGGACCGAGATCCCATTCAAAAGCCAGACGAACGAACTCGGCCATCTCGCCCAGGCCCTGGCGGTCTTCGCGGACGGCCTGGCCGAGGTCGAGCGCATGCGGGCAGAGAAGGCGGACCAGGATCGTGTGGTCCAGGCCCGGATCGTATCGGAGCGCAACCGCCTCGCCGACACGTTCCAGTCCACCATGGGCAGCCTCGCCGAGCGCTTCAACAAGTCCTCCGGCGAGGTCGCGCTTGCGGCCCGCAACCTCTCGGCCACGGCTGAAGAGACCTCTCGACAGGCACAGGCCGTTTCGGGCGCTGCCGAGGAGGCGTCGACCAACGTGCAGACCGTTGCCGCCGGCGCCGAGGAGCTGTCGGCCTCGATCCGGGAAATCACCGTGCAGGTGAACAGGTCGGCCGCGATCGCCGGCAGCGCCGCGAACGAAGCCACCGAGACCGCAGCGAACGTGCGGGCGCTGACCGAGGCGGCAGTCCGCATAGGCGACGTCATCAATCTCATTCGGGACATCGCGGGGCAGACGAACCTGCTCGCCCTGAACGCAACCATCGAGGCCGCGCGAGCCGGCGAGGCCGGGCGAGGCTTCGCGGTGGTCGCGTCCGAGGTGAAGCAGCTCGCGGCCCAGACCGCGAAGGCCACCGACGACATCGCCTCCAAGATCGGGGAGATCCAGTCTGCGACGGAGCAGACCGTCGGCGCCATCAATCGCATCGTGACGACGATCAACACCATCCAGGAGGTCGCGTCGACCATCGCGGCCGCGGTCGAGGAGCAGGGAGCGGCCACCGGAGAGATCGCGGCGAACACGCAACGTGCGGCCACCGGCGCGGCCGGGGTCACGGGCAACATCACCGGGGTCGGCCAGTCCGCCGAGATGACCGGAGCAGCCTCGACCCAGCTGATGGATCTGTCCTCGAACCTTCAGACCCAGTCCGTCGAGCTGCAGCAGCAGGTTTCCGAGTTCGTCAAGAACCTCAGAGCGGCCTGA
- the coaBC gene encoding bifunctional phosphopantothenoylcysteine decarboxylase/phosphopantothenate--cysteine ligase CoaBC, with protein sequence MIPDTLRDRRILLVIGGGIAAYKALDLIRRLRERGARVRVVMTEGARRFVTELAAGALSEDRVYTDLFDLTSEHEIGHIRLSREADLLVVAPATANLLARMANGLCDDLATNVLLATDKPVLAAPAMNPRMWSHPATRRNVDRLMADGIALVGPNVGAMAERGEVGPGRMAEPLEIVAAVEAMLAPAEPKRLPGQVLLAANTTIPVPPGPLAGRHVLVTSGPTHEPIDPVRYIANRSSGKQGHAIAAAAAAAGARVTLVAGPVAIPDPPGVTVVHVETAREMLAAVERALPADVAVMAAAVADWRVASEAGEKIKKGPGGAPALSFVENPDILATVGWHPTHRPALVVGFAAETENLIANAGAKLARKGADLIVANDVSPATGIMGGDRNTVRIVAKEGVTEWPDMPKEAVAERLVALVADRLRLV encoded by the coding sequence ATGATCCCCGACACCCTGCGCGACCGGCGCATCCTCCTCGTCATCGGCGGCGGCATCGCCGCCTACAAGGCGCTCGACCTGATCCGCCGCCTGCGCGAGCGCGGCGCCCGGGTCCGCGTGGTGATGACCGAGGGCGCCCGGCGCTTCGTCACCGAACTCGCCGCCGGCGCCCTGTCCGAGGACCGCGTCTACACCGACCTCTTCGACCTCACGTCGGAGCACGAGATCGGCCACATCCGCCTCTCCCGCGAGGCCGACCTGCTGGTGGTCGCGCCGGCGACCGCCAACCTCCTCGCCCGCATGGCGAACGGCCTCTGCGACGACCTCGCCACCAACGTCCTGCTCGCCACCGACAAGCCGGTCCTGGCCGCCCCGGCCATGAACCCGCGCATGTGGTCCCATCCTGCCACGCGCCGCAACGTCGACCGGCTGATGGCCGACGGCATCGCCCTCGTGGGCCCGAACGTCGGCGCCATGGCCGAACGCGGCGAGGTCGGCCCCGGCCGGATGGCCGAGCCCCTGGAGATCGTCGCCGCCGTGGAGGCCATGCTGGCGCCCGCCGAGCCGAAGCGGCTGCCCGGGCAGGTGCTGCTCGCCGCCAACACCACGATCCCGGTCCCGCCCGGCCCGCTCGCCGGCCGCCACGTGCTCGTCACCTCCGGGCCGACCCACGAGCCGATCGACCCGGTCCGCTACATCGCCAACCGCTCCTCCGGCAAGCAGGGCCACGCCATCGCGGCCGCCGCCGCCGCCGCGGGCGCACGCGTGACCCTGGTCGCCGGCCCGGTCGCGATCCCCGACCCGCCCGGCGTGACGGTCGTCCACGTCGAGACCGCGCGCGAGATGCTGGCCGCCGTCGAGCGGGCGCTCCCCGCGGACGTCGCCGTCATGGCGGCGGCGGTCGCCGACTGGCGCGTGGCGAGCGAGGCCGGCGAGAAGATCAAGAAGGGCCCGGGCGGCGCCCCGGCCCTGAGCTTCGTCGAGAACCCCGACATCCTCGCCACCGTCGGCTGGCACCCCACCCACCGGCCGGCCCTCGTCGTCGGCTTCGCGGCCGAGACCGAGAACCTCATTGCCAACGCCGGCGCCAAGCTCGCCCGCAAGGGCGCGGACCTGATCGTCGCCAACGACGTCTCCCCCGCCACCGGCATCATGGGCGGCGACCGCAACACCGTCCGCATCGTCGCCAAGGAGGGGGTCACCGAATGGCCCGACATGCCCAAGGAGGCGGTCGCCGAGCGGCTGGTGGCGCTCGTCGCCGACAGGCTCCGCCTTGTCTGA
- the paaA gene encoding 1,2-phenylacetyl-CoA epoxidase subunit PaaA, with protein MYTQALNALDTHVPAGDAEREARFQARIDAEAKIEPNDWMPEGYRRTLVRQISQHAHSEIIGMQPEGNWITRAPSLRRKAALLAKVQDEGGHGMYLYAAAETLGVSREELVDQLLAGKAKYSSIFNYPTLTWADMGAIGWLVDGAAIMNQIPLCRCSYGPYARAMIRICKEESFHQRQGYELMLSLCRGTPEQKAMAQDALNRWWWPSLMMFGPSDKESVHSAQTMAWKIKRFTNDELRQKFIDATVPQGHFLGLTFPDPDLTFNEATGHWEHGPIDWSEFTRVVAGDGPCNRQRMAAKRKAEADGAWVREAALAYAEKRRARAAEAYRVAAE; from the coding sequence ATGTACACCCAGGCGCTGAACGCCCTCGACACCCATGTCCCGGCCGGCGATGCCGAGCGGGAGGCCCGCTTCCAGGCGCGCATCGACGCCGAGGCGAAGATCGAGCCGAACGACTGGATGCCGGAAGGCTACCGCAGGACGCTCGTCCGCCAGATCTCCCAGCACGCCCATTCCGAGATCATCGGCATGCAGCCGGAGGGCAACTGGATCACCCGCGCCCCCTCGCTCCGCCGCAAGGCCGCGCTGCTCGCCAAGGTCCAGGACGAGGGCGGCCACGGCATGTACCTCTACGCCGCCGCCGAGACGCTCGGGGTCAGCCGCGAGGAACTCGTCGACCAGCTCCTGGCCGGCAAGGCCAAGTATTCCTCGATCTTCAACTACCCGACCCTGACCTGGGCCGACATGGGCGCGATCGGCTGGCTCGTCGACGGCGCCGCGATCATGAACCAGATCCCGCTCTGCCGCTGCTCCTACGGGCCCTATGCCCGCGCGATGATCCGCATCTGCAAGGAGGAGAGCTTCCATCAGCGCCAGGGCTACGAGCTGATGCTTAGCCTCTGCCGGGGCACCCCGGAGCAGAAGGCCATGGCGCAGGACGCCCTGAACCGCTGGTGGTGGCCGAGCCTGATGATGTTCGGCCCCTCCGACAAGGAATCGGTCCATTCGGCCCAGACCATGGCCTGGAAGATCAAGCGCTTCACCAATGACGAGCTGCGTCAGAAGTTCATCGACGCGACCGTCCCGCAGGGCCACTTCCTCGGCCTGACCTTCCCGGATCCGGATCTGACCTTCAACGAGGCCACGGGCCATTGGGAACACGGGCCGATCGATTGGAGCGAGTTCACCCGCGTCGTGGCCGGCGACGGCCCCTGCAATCGCCAGCGCATGGCCGCCAAGCGCAAGGCCGAGGCGGACGGCGCCTGGGTGCGCGAGGCCGCCCTCGCGTATGCGGAGAAGCGCCGCGCCCGCGCCGCCGAAGCCTACCGGGTCGCCGCCGAGTGA
- the paaD gene encoding 1,2-phenylacetyl-CoA epoxidase subunit PaaD: protein MQPSSAPLSVAPAPAGPPETEADRLARARAAAATVCDPEIPVLSIEDLGVLRDVRFDPAGRVEVTITPTYSGCPAMNMIAVDIAVALDRAGFPDARVVSVLTPAWSTDLMTERGRDELRRYGIAPPVGRARTGRRALFGETAVACPKCGSPDTERISEFGSTACKALYRCRACREPFDYFKCI, encoded by the coding sequence ATGCAGCCGTCCTCCGCCCCCCTCTCCGTCGCCCCGGCGCCCGCCGGCCCGCCGGAGACCGAGGCCGACCGCCTCGCCCGCGCCCGCGCCGCCGCCGCGACCGTCTGCGATCCCGAGATCCCGGTCCTCTCCATCGAAGACCTGGGGGTCCTGCGCGATGTCCGCTTCGACCCGGCCGGCCGGGTCGAGGTCACCATCACGCCGACCTATTCGGGCTGCCCGGCCATGAACATGATCGCGGTCGACATCGCGGTCGCGCTCGACCGGGCCGGCTTCCCGGACGCCCGCGTCGTCAGCGTCCTGACCCCCGCCTGGTCGACCGACCTGATGACCGAGCGCGGCCGCGACGAGCTCCGCCGCTACGGCATCGCCCCGCCGGTCGGCCGCGCCCGGACCGGCCGCCGCGCCCTCTTCGGCGAGACCGCGGTGGCCTGCCCGAAATGCGGCTCCCCGGACACCGAGCGGATCTCGGAGTTCGGCTCGACCGCCTGCAAGGCCCTCTACCGCTGCCGCGCCTGCCGCGAGCCCTTCGACTACTTCAAGTGCATCTGA
- the queG gene encoding tRNA epoxyqueuosine(34) reductase QueG, with protein MRVGMGSADRLKAFLKAEAARLGFADCRVSAPDAIPEAPARLAAALADGHHATMAWMAETAARRGDPRLLWPDVRSIAVLAMNYGPDEDPLAVLAEPDRGGISVYARHRDYHDVVKGKLKDLATRLGAGARALGVAGDAKVFVDTAPVMEKPLAAAAGLGWQGRHTNLVSRRHGSWLFLGEIFLGFPLAPDPPEADHCGSCRACLDACPTGAFPAPYRLDARRCLSYLTIEHAGPIPREFRAPMGNRIYGCDDCLAVCPWNKFASEAAEMKLRARDDLRRPRLADLAGLDDAGFRALFAGSPVKRIGRDRFLRNVLTAIGNAGDPGLAAVARDRLDDASALVRGAAVWALSRLLPSEAFERLRGERAPAEADPDVRAEWEAGAAPEVASSARRPG; from the coding sequence GTGAGGGTGGGCATGGGGAGCGCGGACCGCCTCAAGGCCTTCCTGAAGGCCGAGGCCGCCCGCCTCGGCTTCGCCGACTGCCGCGTCTCCGCGCCCGATGCCATCCCCGAGGCCCCGGCCCGCCTGGCGGCCGCCCTCGCCGACGGCCACCACGCCACCATGGCCTGGATGGCGGAAACCGCGGCCCGCCGGGGCGACCCGCGCCTGCTCTGGCCGGACGTGCGCTCCATCGCGGTCCTCGCCATGAACTACGGTCCGGACGAGGATCCGCTGGCCGTCCTGGCCGAGCCGGACCGCGGCGGCATCTCGGTCTACGCCCGCCACCGCGACTACCACGACGTGGTCAAGGGCAAGCTGAAGGACCTCGCCACCCGCCTCGGCGCCGGTGCCCGCGCGCTCGGCGTCGCCGGCGACGCCAAGGTCTTCGTCGATACCGCCCCGGTCATGGAGAAGCCGCTCGCCGCCGCCGCCGGCCTCGGCTGGCAGGGCCGCCACACCAACCTCGTCTCGCGCCGCCACGGCTCCTGGCTGTTCCTCGGCGAGATCTTCCTCGGCTTCCCCCTCGCCCCCGACCCGCCCGAGGCGGACCATTGCGGCTCCTGCCGTGCCTGCCTGGACGCCTGCCCGACCGGGGCCTTCCCGGCCCCCTATCGGCTCGACGCGCGCCGCTGCCTCTCCTATCTGACCATCGAGCATGCCGGCCCGATCCCGCGCGAATTCCGGGCGCCGATGGGCAACCGCATCTACGGCTGCGACGACTGCCTCGCCGTCTGCCCCTGGAACAAGTTCGCGTCGGAAGCCGCCGAGATGAAGCTCCGGGCCCGTGACGACCTGCGCCGCCCCCGCCTCGCCGACCTGGCCGGCCTGGACGACGCGGGCTTCCGCGCCCTCTTCGCCGGCTCGCCCGTCAAGCGGATCGGTCGCGACCGCTTCCTGCGCAACGTCCTGACCGCGATCGGCAATGCGGGCGACCCCGGGCTCGCCGCCGTCGCGCGCGACCGCCTCGACGATGCCTCGGCCCTGGTCCGCGGCGCGGCCGTCTGGGCCCTGTCCCGCCTCCTGCCCTCCGAGGCCTTCGAGCGGCTCCGCGGCGAGCGCGCGCCCGCGGAGGCCGATCCGGACGTCAGGGCCGAGTGGGAGGCGGGCGCGGCGCCGGAGGTTGCCTCGTCGGCCCGCAGGCCCGGGTGA
- a CDS encoding DUF3750 domain-containing protein gives MLFLVKKLLLGFVLLFLLPLAAHALWTWHRGWAGDWRAADWSSTGTLPPATADAPAAVRIFAARTGRWRGIFAVHTWIVLKDAGGRWERYDKVGWGTPIRRNGYAPDGRWFGHDPEVVFAADGAGAEALIPRMRAAVAAYEYGKAGDYRVWPGPNSNTFVASVMAAVPEIRTALPPTAIGKDFPHDGRWIGPSPSNTGLRLTLAGYLGLTVGWVEGLELNVLGAVAGLDVRRPAIKLPGFGRVGM, from the coding sequence ATGCTGTTCCTCGTCAAGAAACTCCTTCTCGGCTTCGTCCTTCTCTTCCTCCTGCCCCTGGCCGCGCACGCGCTCTGGACCTGGCACCGGGGCTGGGCGGGCGACTGGCGCGCGGCCGACTGGTCGAGCACCGGCACGCTTCCCCCCGCCACCGCCGATGCCCCGGCGGCGGTCCGCATCTTCGCGGCCCGCACCGGCCGCTGGCGCGGCATCTTCGCGGTCCACACCTGGATCGTGCTGAAGGACGCCGGCGGTCGCTGGGAGCGCTACGACAAGGTCGGCTGGGGCACGCCCATCCGCCGCAACGGCTACGCTCCCGACGGCCGCTGGTTCGGCCACGACCCGGAGGTGGTGTTCGCCGCCGACGGCGCCGGGGCCGAGGCGCTCATCCCGAGGATGCGCGCGGCCGTCGCCGCCTACGAGTACGGCAAGGCCGGCGACTACCGCGTCTGGCCCGGCCCCAACTCCAATACCTTCGTGGCCTCCGTGATGGCCGCCGTCCCGGAGATCCGGACCGCCCTGCCGCCGACCGCCATCGGCAAGGACTTTCCCCACGACGGCCGCTGGATCGGCCCGTCCCCCTCGAACACCGGCCTCCGCCTGACGCTGGCCGGCTACCTCGGCCTGACGGTCGGCTGGGTCGAGGGCCTGGAGCTCAATGTGCTGGGGGCCGTCGCAGGGCTGGACGTGAGGCGCCCGGCGATCAAGTTGCCGGGGTTCGGAAGAGTGGGGATGTGA